In the genome of Hydrogenophaga sp. PBL-H3, the window GCAGCACGCCACACCCGACGCCGACATCTACGCTGTGTATCCCCAGCGCCACCAGCTGGCGGTGCGCGTGCGGGCGTTTGTCGATCTCGTGGCGCTGTCGTTCAAGAAGCAGGCCGGCGCAGCGTGAGCGCCGGTGACGCGGATCACTCCGGCTTGAAACCCGACTCCTTGAGCAGTTCGGCGCTGCGCGTCACGTCGGCCGCGATGTACTTGCGGAACTGATCAGATCCTTCGATCACCGGCAAGATGCCCAGGGTGGTGAATGCACCCGACCTGGCCAGCCCGGCCACCGCCTTGTTGATGGCCTTGTTCAGAAACTGCACACGGTCTTGCGGCGTGCCCTTGGGCGCCCACACGCCGTACCAGGAGTTGTAGACCATGCCCGGGTAGCCGCTCTCGACAGCGGTCGGCACATCGGGCGCCACGCCGCTGCGCTGGGCCGAGGTGGTGGCAATCGGTTTGACCTTGCCGCTCCTGGCCATGCCTTGCAGGGAAATGATGGAGTCCATGAGCAGTTGCACATGGCCCCCGGCCACGTCCGCCAGCGCGGGGGCGGTGCCACGGTACGGCGTCATGGTCAGCTTGACGTTGCCTTGCTTGGCCAGCAGCAGCGTGGCCAGGTGGCTGGGCGCGCCCAGCGCCGGCAGCGCGGCGGTCCATTTGTCGGGGTTCTGGCGGGCTGCGTCCAGCACTTCCCTCAAGGTTTTCTGCGGTGCATTGGGCGGTATCACCAGCAGCAACGGCGCCTCGCCCACGCGTGCGATGGGTTCAAAGTCGGTCTGTGGGTCGTAGGGCGGGTTGGCCAGCACCTGCTGGGCCAGCACGTGCGTGGCGGCAGAGAACAGCAGGGTCATGCCGTCGGCGGGTGAGGTCTGCACCGCCTTGCCGCCGATGGTGCCGCTGGCGCCGCCCTTGTTCTCCACGATCACCGACACGCCCAGGTCGGTCTGCAACTGCCTGCCCAGCAGCCGGGCCGCCTGGTCCACGCCGCCACCGGCGGCAAACGGCACGACCAGCTTGACGATGCCCTCGGGAAATTTGCCTTGCGCCAGCGCGGGCGAGAGGCTGCACGCGCCGAGCACGGCGCAGGCGATCAGTTTTTTCATCATGGTGTTGTCTCCTAATGTCGTTCAAACGGGTTGGGATGGGCGCGGGCTGCGAGCGCGGCGTCTTTCAAAAATGCTCAGGGTCGCCTCGATGTCCTCGACATCAAGGCCGCGAGTGATGAACACGATGCGGGTGCGTCGGTCGTCGCTGGGCCAGCGCGTCAGGGTCTCGGGCGGGTGGAACAGGTGCTGCACACCGTGGATCACCATCGGGTGCTCCGGGTCGTCGGCCAGGTGCACGATGCCCTTGACGCGCAACAGGTCGTCCCCGCGCATGGCCGCGATCATGTCGAGCCAGGCCATGAAGCCTTCGCGCGAGAGCGGCTGCTCGCGCACGATCACGTGCGAGCGGATGTGGTCGTCGTGCCGGTTCGGGTCGTGTTGTCCCGGCGCGCTCACGGGGAAAAAATAGGAGCGCTCGTTGTCTTGCGACACAGGCAACCACACCGCAGCGCTCGGCCGGTCAAGCAGACCCTGCAATGCGCTCAATGCATCGGTTGGCTCTGTCGTGACCACCGCCAGCGGGTTGATGCCGCGCAGCCGCTCCAGCAAGGGCGCCACCTGTTCGGGCTGCACCAGATCGGACTTCGTGAGCAACAAGCGGTCGGCCACCGCGGCCTGTTTCACGGCTTCGGAGTGCTGGTCCAGCGTGGCCATGGCGTTGAAGGAGTCCACGGTACAGGCCACGCCCGCCAGGCGCCAGCGCTGCGCCAGACGCGGGTCGCCCATGAGCGTGTGCAGGATGGGCGCCGGGTCGGCCAGGCCGGTGGTCTCCACCACCACATGGCGCAGCGCGCCGCGCTGAGCTTCGGGGCTTTGCGCCAGGCGCTCGAAGGCCTCGACCAGATCACCCCGCACGGTGCAGCAGATGCAGCCGTTGGCCAGCAGCACCATGTTTTCCTGCGTGTGATCGACGAGGTCGTGGTCCAGCCCCACCGAGCCGAACTCGTTGATGACCACCGCCGTGCCGTGCATGTCGGGCTGGCGCAGCAGGCGGTTGAGCAGCGTGGTCTTTCCGCTGCCCAGAAAGCCGGTGAGCACCGTGATGGGAATGCGCGCTGGTGCATCGGCGTTGTCGCCGGCGTCTGTGCGGGGAAGGATGAAGGCCATGGGCAGACTCAGGTGCTGGAGGGGCCGTGCAATTTGGCGAACGAGTCGAGCGTGCGCGCCAGACGCGTGAGCAACCAGTCGGCCACCGCCTCGTCGGCCTCGCCCTCTTCCAGGCGGTTCAGCAGGGTCGCCACCGGCTTGGTCTGCTGGTCGATCGGGCCGGGTTGCAGCAGGAAGGTCACCACCACGGTTTCGCCCAGTCGCTCGCCTTCGGCCCACAAATAGTCGGCGATGTCGAGTTCGAAGTCTTCCAGCGAGACGCTCACGCCGCCCGTCATGCAGCCGCAGCCCGCGCCCAGCGTCACGTGCTGGGCCGAGAGCCGGCTCCACAGGTGGGCGAGGCGTTCGGCGCGCGGGTCGGCCACGGCGGTGCTCACTGGCCGTCCCAGGCCACGTCTTCCACAGCGACCTGTGCCTTGCCACTGCGCAGCGCTTGTGTCGCAGGGTGGTCCACCTGACCGTGGCCATCGAGCGCCACCTTGTAGACCTCACGCGCCACCTGAGCGCTCACATAGCCCTCGCGCACGTCCTCGGCCACCAGATCGAGCTCGCGTTCCAGCGGGCTGCCGAAGCCACCGCCACCGCCCGAGAGCATCTTGTAGGCGTCACCGCGCTCCAGCCGCACGTTGAAGATCTTGGCGTTCAAATGGTCGGTCTTCCACTCGCCCTTGTGTCGCACGGCCAGGCCGTTGCCCATGGCATCGCCACCGCCGTCCAGGCCCCAGGGCTTGCAGTGCACGCGGTCGATGCGGGTGGTGACGGTGAAGGGGCTGAGCGCCTGCACCACCATCTCGGCCCCGAGGCCACCGCGGTAGCGGCCGGCACCGGCGCTGTCGCGGCGGATCTCGTACTTCTCCACCAGCACCGGGTACTTGGCCTCGAGCTGTTCGGTCGGGCTGTTGTGGGTGTCGCCGTCGTTGATGCAGACCGTGACCGACACACCGTCCTCGGTGCTCTTGGCACCCCAGCCACCGCCCAGCGGGCCGATGCCCACGATGAACAGGCGACCGTCTTCCGGGCTGATGCCGTGGATGTTGGGGAACACCAGATCGGCGTGGTGACCCGCAATCGAACGGTTCGGAATCGCCGGCGCGAGCGCCTTGAAGATGGTGTCGATCACCGTCATCGGGAAGGTCATCCACACGCGCATGGGGTAGGGGCGCTCGGCGCTGATCACCGTGCCCATGGGCATGATGACCTTGAGCGATCGGAAGCTGCCGTCGTTGACCGGGTAGTCGGTGGGCGTGGTGAGGCACTTGTAGGCCACCTGCGCGCAGGCAATGCCGGTGGTGAAGCCCGAGTTGTAGAAGCCGCGCACCTGCTTGCTCACGTCCGACAGGTCCACCGTCATCTCGTCGCCTTTGACCGTGACCTTCACGCGGATCGGAATGCGCTTGCCGATGTCCAGGCCGTCGTCGTCCATGAACGACTCGGCTTCGTACACACCATCGGGAATCGACAACGTGTTCTTGCGCGCCACGGCCTCGCTGGAGTCCATGATCTGGCGGATCGACGCGTTCACCGCATCGGCGCCGTAGCGCTGCAGCAGCTCCACGTAGCGGCGTTCGCCGGTGGTGATGGCGGTGATCTGCGCGCGCAGGTCGCCCAGGGCGCGTTCGGCCAGCCGCACGTTCATCGCGATGATGTCGATCAGGTCCTGGTTCACCACGCCTTCGCGCTGGTACTTCAGGATCGGGATCTGGATGCCTTCGCTGAAGATGTCGGTCGTCACGTTGCCCAGCGTGCCGCCCACGTCCAGCCAGTGCGCCATGCAGCAGGTGAAGCCCTCCAACCGACCTTCGTGGAAGATCGGCATCGTGAATGTGAAGTGGTTCAGGTGGCTGCCGGTGGTGTAGGCGTCGTTGGTGACGAGGATGTCGCCCGGCAGGATGTTCTCGTACCCGAAATGGCGGATCTTCGCCTTGACGGTTTCGGACATGCCGCGGATGAACATCGGCAGACCCAGGCCGATGGAGACTGTGTCGCCCTCTTTGGTGAACAGGCCCACCGTGAAGTCCAGCGCCTCGTAAATGATGAGGTTGTAGGCGGTGCGCGTGAGGTTGGTCTTCATCTCCTCCGTCACGGCGTAGAGGCCGTTGCGGATGATCTCGACGGTGACCGCATCGACGGCCGGGTTCTGGATGTCTTGTGTTTTCATGACCGGTCGTCTCCGATGTTGATTTGCAGGTTGCCCAGTTCGTCCACGCGCAGCGAATCGCCGGGCTGCACCACCGTGGTGGAGGCGTGTTCTTCGATCAGCGCCGGGCCGTCGATGGCGTTGCCCGCCAGCAGCAATTCGCGGGTGTAGACGGGGGTGTCGGCCCAGCCGCTGGAGCGGAAATACACCGGCTTGGTGGCCCGCACCGCGCCCGCGTCGGGCGTGGCGGTTCCGGTGGCCACGCTGTGCTTGGGCGGCTTCTTCATGGTGCCCAGCACCGTCACGCGCAGGCTCACGAGGTCGGCCGGCTCCTTGGGTGCCGAAGTGCCGTAGCGCACCTTGTGCAGCTCATCGAACTGGCGCTTGATGGCGGAGCGGTCCTTGTCCACGAAAAAGGCGCCAGGCAGGTCCACCGTCACCGCATGCTCCTGGCCCACGTAGCGCATGTCGGCGGCGCGTTCGATCACCACGTCTTCGGCTTTGGTGCCCGATTGCGTCAGCGCCGCGCGGCCTTCGTCTTCCATCGACTGGTAGAGCGCCTCAATCTCGTCGAACGAGACCTCGTCGAGTTTGCGGAACACCGAGCGCACGTAGTCGTAGCGGCGGTCGGAAAACAACATGCCGTAGGCGGAGAAGTACCCGGGCGCATACGGAATCAGCACCTTGCGGATGCCGAGCTCGCGGGCGATGGCCGAGGCGTGCAGCGGGCCGGCGCCGCCGTACACCACCATGGTGAAGCTGCCAGCGTCCAGGCCGCGCTCGGTGGTCACGGCCTTCACCGCGTGCGACATCTGCGTCACCGCGATGCGCAGGATGCCGTCGGCCGCGGCGGTGGGGTCCAGGCCCAGCGGGCCGGCAATGCGCTCCTGCATCTGGCGCTGGCAGCCGGCCAGGTCGAGCTTGAGTTCGCCACCCAGAAAGTGGTCGGCATCCAGGCGGCCGAGCAGCAGGTTGGCATCGGTCACGGTCGGCTCGGTGCCGCCTCGGCCATAGGCCACCGGGCCGGGGATGGAGCCCGCGCTCTGCGGGCCCACCCGCAAGGCGTTGCCGGTTTCCACGCGGGCGATCGAGCCACCGCCCGTGCCCACCTCGTGGATGTCCATCATCGGAATCTGGATCGGCAGGGCACGCTCGTAACCACCGATCAGCGCCGAGCCGGTGGTGAGCGGCCGGCCTTCGCTGATCACGCCGGCCTTGGCCGTGGTGCCGCCCATGTCGAAGGCGATGGCGTCACCCATGCCGAGCTGCGCGCAGATGGCCTGGGCTCCGATCACGCCCGCCGCCGGGCCAGACTCCAGCATGCGCACGCAGTCGCGCCGCGCATGGGCGCTGGGGAACAGGCCGCCGGTGGACTGCACCACGTAAAAGTCGCCCTTGAAGCCCTGGGTGCTCAGGTGCTGCTCCAGCTCACCTAGGTAGGCCGAGACGCGCGGGCCCACGTAGGCGTTGGCCACTGCGGTGGAGACGCGTTCGAACTCGCGGTACTCCTGGCTCAGCTCGTGCGAGGCGCAGACGAAGGCGCCCGGCAGTTCTTCCTGCAGGATCTGCTTGACGCGCTGCTCGTGCGCGGGGTTGCGGTACGAATGCAGCAGCAGCACGGCCACCGCCTCGATGCCCTGGCCGCGCAGGTCCTTCGCCAGCTCGCGCACGGCCGCCTCGTCCAGCGCTTTGTGGGTGCTGCCGTCGGCGCGCAGACGCTCGGCCACCTCGAAGCGCAGCGAGCGCTTCACCAGTGGCTGGTGCTTGTTGAAAAAGAGGTTGTAGGCATCGGGGCGGTTGACACGGCCGATCTCGTAGATGTCGCGGAAGCCTTCGGTGATCAGCAGCGCGGTGTTGGCGCCGTTGCGCTCCAGCAAGGTGTTGATGGCGATGGTGGAGCCGTGCAGGAACAGGTTGCCGTCTTTCAGGTCGATGCTGGCGCTGTCCAGCGTGGCCTGGATGCCGTTGACCAGCTGGCCGTGGGTGGACAGGGCTTTGCCGAACAGCAGCTTGCCGGTGGCTTCGTCAAAAGCCGCCATGTCGGTGAAGGTGCCGCCGATGTCGACGGCGACCCGCAATTGGGGGGTGTTGCTCATGGGGTGTTCTCTCGGAGGGAGTGCGTTCAGGAGGCGGAGTGGTCGGTGCCGATGCGGTTGCGCAGCACGCCCAGGCCGGTGATCTCGACCTCGGCCACATCGCCTTCCTTCATGTAGAGCGGCGGCTCGCGGCGGTCGCCCACGCCACCCGGGGTGCCGGTGGCGATCACATCGCCGGGCGAGAGCGGTGTGAAGCGCGACACATAGGCCACGATGGTCGGAATGTCGAAGATCAGGTCGCCCACGCTGGCGTGTTGCACCACCTGGCCGTTGACGCGTGTCTCCAGCGTGAGCGCGGTCACATCGGGCACCTCGTCGCGGCTCACCAGCACCGGGCCGAAAGGCGCGGTGCCGGGGAAGTTCTTGCCGGGTGTGAACTGGTGCGTGTGTTTCTGCCAGTCGCGCACGCTCACGTCGTTGAAGCAGGCGTAACCGGCGATGTGCTCGAAGGCCTTCTCTTTGGCGATGTGCCGGCCACCCTTGCCGATGACAAAAGCGAGTTCACCTTCCCAGTCAAAGCGCTCCGAGAACGCGGGGCGCAGCACCACGTCCTCGTGCGCGGCCAGGCTGTCGTTGAAGCGCAGGAACAGCGAGGGGTACTCGCTGTCGGCGCGTTTGGTCTCGGCCACGTGGCTCTTGTAGTTCAAGCCCACGCAGATCAGCTTGCCGGGGTTGGGGATCACGGGCAGCAGCCGAACCTGCGCGGGCGTGAGCGCCTCTCCGCTGGCCAGGGCAGCCTCGGCCAGCGCTTGCAGGGCATCGGCGGCGATCACGGCCTTGAGGTCGGCGAACCGGGCCTGGAAGTCGGCCGGCGCGCGGCGGTACTGGCCCGCTC includes:
- a CDS encoding Bug family tripartite tricarboxylate transporter substrate binding protein, whose product is MMKKLIACAVLGACSLSPALAQGKFPEGIVKLVVPFAAGGGVDQAARLLGRQLQTDLGVSVIVENKGGASGTIGGKAVQTSPADGMTLLFSAATHVLAQQVLANPPYDPQTDFEPIARVGEAPLLLVIPPNAPQKTLREVLDAARQNPDKWTAALPALGAPSHLATLLLAKQGNVKLTMTPYRGTAPALADVAGGHVQLLMDSIISLQGMARSGKVKPIATTSAQRSGVAPDVPTAVESGYPGMVYNSWYGVWAPKGTPQDRVQFLNKAINKAVAGLARSGAFTTLGILPVIEGSDQFRKYIAADVTRSAELLKESGFKPE
- a CDS encoding CobW family GTP-binding protein, whose translation is MAFILPRTDAGDNADAPARIPITVLTGFLGSGKTTLLNRLLRQPDMHGTAVVINEFGSVGLDHDLVDHTQENMVLLANGCICCTVRGDLVEAFERLAQSPEAQRGALRHVVVETTGLADPAPILHTLMGDPRLAQRWRLAGVACTVDSFNAMATLDQHSEAVKQAAVADRLLLTKSDLVQPEQVAPLLERLRGINPLAVVTTEPTDALSALQGLLDRPSAAVWLPVSQDNERSYFFPVSAPGQHDPNRHDDHIRSHVIVREQPLSREGFMAWLDMIAAMRGDDLLRVKGIVHLADDPEHPMVIHGVQHLFHPPETLTRWPSDDRRTRIVFITRGLDVEDIEATLSIFERRRARSPRPSQPV
- a CDS encoding hydantoinase B/oxoprolinase family protein, with the translated sequence MKTQDIQNPAVDAVTVEIIRNGLYAVTEEMKTNLTRTAYNLIIYEALDFTVGLFTKEGDTVSIGLGLPMFIRGMSETVKAKIRHFGYENILPGDILVTNDAYTTGSHLNHFTFTMPIFHEGRLEGFTCCMAHWLDVGGTLGNVTTDIFSEGIQIPILKYQREGVVNQDLIDIIAMNVRLAERALGDLRAQITAITTGERRYVELLQRYGADAVNASIRQIMDSSEAVARKNTLSIPDGVYEAESFMDDDGLDIGKRIPIRVKVTVKGDEMTVDLSDVSKQVRGFYNSGFTTGIACAQVAYKCLTTPTDYPVNDGSFRSLKVIMPMGTVISAERPYPMRVWMTFPMTVIDTIFKALAPAIPNRSIAGHHADLVFPNIHGISPEDGRLFIVGIGPLGGGWGAKSTEDGVSVTVCINDGDTHNSPTEQLEAKYPVLVEKYEIRRDSAGAGRYRGGLGAEMVVQALSPFTVTTRIDRVHCKPWGLDGGGDAMGNGLAVRHKGEWKTDHLNAKIFNVRLERGDAYKMLSGGGGGFGSPLERELDLVAEDVREGYVSAQVAREVYKVALDGHGQVDHPATQALRSGKAQVAVEDVAWDGQ
- a CDS encoding hydantoinase/oxoprolinase family protein — encoded protein: MSNTPQLRVAVDIGGTFTDMAAFDEATGKLLFGKALSTHGQLVNGIQATLDSASIDLKDGNLFLHGSTIAINTLLERNGANTALLITEGFRDIYEIGRVNRPDAYNLFFNKHQPLVKRSLRFEVAERLRADGSTHKALDEAAVRELAKDLRGQGIEAVAVLLLHSYRNPAHEQRVKQILQEELPGAFVCASHELSQEYREFERVSTAVANAYVGPRVSAYLGELEQHLSTQGFKGDFYVVQSTGGLFPSAHARRDCVRMLESGPAAGVIGAQAICAQLGMGDAIAFDMGGTTAKAGVISEGRPLTTGSALIGGYERALPIQIPMMDIHEVGTGGGSIARVETGNALRVGPQSAGSIPGPVAYGRGGTEPTVTDANLLLGRLDADHFLGGELKLDLAGCQRQMQERIAGPLGLDPTAAADGILRIAVTQMSHAVKAVTTERGLDAGSFTMVVYGGAGPLHASAIARELGIRKVLIPYAPGYFSAYGMLFSDRRYDYVRSVFRKLDEVSFDEIEALYQSMEDEGRAALTQSGTKAEDVVIERAADMRYVGQEHAVTVDLPGAFFVDKDRSAIKRQFDELHKVRYGTSAPKEPADLVSLRVTVLGTMKKPPKHSVATGTATPDAGAVRATKPVYFRSSGWADTPVYTRELLLAGNAIDGPALIEEHASTTVVQPGDSLRVDELGNLQINIGDDRS
- a CDS encoding fumarylacetoacetate hydrolase family protein — translated: MRYASFEINGQASYGVVDGAGQYRRAPADFQARFADLKAVIAADALQALAEAALASGEALTPAQVRLLPVIPNPGKLICVGLNYKSHVAETKRADSEYPSLFLRFNDSLAAHEDVVLRPAFSERFDWEGELAFVIGKGGRHIAKEKAFEHIAGYACFNDVSVRDWQKHTHQFTPGKNFPGTAPFGPVLVSRDEVPDVTALTLETRVNGQVVQHASVGDLIFDIPTIVAYVSRFTPLSPGDVIATGTPGGVGDRREPPLYMKEGDVAEVEITGLGVLRNRIGTDHSAS